One Cuculus canorus isolate bCucCan1 chromosome 1, bCucCan1.pri, whole genome shotgun sequence DNA segment encodes these proteins:
- the ZPLD1 gene encoding zona pellucida-like domain-containing protein 1 isoform X2, with protein MEQVWLLLLLTIKVLSVTAQFNGYNCDANLHSRFPAERDINVFCGVQTITMKINFCTVLFSGYSETDLALNGKHGDAHCRGFINNNTFPAVVIFIINLSTLESCGNTLVVSSARGINAYGNTSVVQIGNVSGYIDTPDPPTIISYLPGLLYKFSCSYPLEYLVNNTQLASSSAAISVRENNGTFISTLNLLLYNDSTYSQQLLIPSTGLPLKTKIYAAVRATNLDGRWNVLMDYCYTTPSGNPSDDLRYDLFFSCDKDPQTTIIENGKSQMGRFSFEVFRFVKHKNQKMSTVFLHCVTKLCRADDCPFLVPICSNRERRDAGGRTTWSPQSTSGNAVISAGPIITRSDETPTNNSLLAHPNGPPFQLNSVTSALISGVVILGITSIFFFVCSLMLLQRKWPNSSVLSGIRNPVFN; from the exons ATGGAACAGGTATGGTTACTGCTCCTGCTGACGATTAAAGTGCTTTCAGTGACTGCTCAGTTCAATGGATACAACTGTGATGCTAACCTCCATAGCAGGTTTCCTG cTGAACGAGATATCAATGTTTTCTGTGGAGTACAGACAATTACTATGAAGATAAATTTTTGCACAGTTCTTTTCTCTGGTTATTCTGAGACAGATCTGGCACTGAATGGGAAACATGGGGATGCCCACTGCAGGGGTTTCATCAATAACAACACCTTTCCAGCAGTAGTCATTTTCATCATCAATCTCAGTACTTTGGAATCCTGTGGAAACACCTTAGTG GTATCCTCAGCTCGAGGTATCAATGCTTATGGAAATACCTCAGTGGTGCAGATAGGTAACGTTTCAGGCTATATTGATACACCAGACCCACCAACGATTATCAGCTATTTGCCTGGGCTTCTGTACAAATTTAGCTGTAGCTATCCACTGGAATACTTGGTTAACAATACCCAGCTTGCTTC GTCATCAGCTGCTATTTCTGTAAGAGAGAACAATGGTACATTTATCAGCACTTTGAATTTGTTGCTTTACAAT gattCAACCTACAGCCAGCAGCTCCTTATCCCAAGTACAGGtttgcctttgaaaacaaaaatatatgcaGCTGTAAGAGCAACCAACCTTGATGGCAG GTGGAATGTTTTGATGGACTACTGTTACACCACGCCATCTGGTAATCCTAGTGATGATCTTCGATACGATCTTTTTTTCAG TTGTGACAAGGACCCGCAGACAACTATAATTGAAAATGGCAAGAGCCAAATGGGTCGGTTTTCCTTCGAGGTGTTTCGCTTTGTGAAGCACAAGAACCAGAAGATGTCTACGGTCTTCCTTCACTGTGTGACAAAACTGTGCCGAGCAGATGACTGTCCCTTTCTTGTGCCA ATTTGCAGTAATAGAGAAAGAAGAGACGCCGGTGGGAGGACAACTTGGAGCCCTCAGAGCACCTCTGGCAATGCTGTAATCTCTGCTGGCCCCATCATTACAAGGAGTG ATGAGACACCAACCAACAATTCACTGCTTG CTCATCCAAATGGACCTCCTTTCCAGCTGAACTCAGTCACCAGTGCACTGATTTCAGGTGTTGTCATCCTAGGAATcacaagcattttcttttttgtatgtTCCCTAATGCTTTTGCAACGAAAGTGGCCCAACAGTTCAGTCTTGAGTGGCATCCGAAATCCAGTTTTCAACTGA
- the ZPLD1 gene encoding zona pellucida-like domain-containing protein 1 isoform X1 yields the protein MNESLPGFAMEQVWLLLLLTIKVLSVTAQFNGYNCDANLHSRFPAERDINVFCGVQTITMKINFCTVLFSGYSETDLALNGKHGDAHCRGFINNNTFPAVVIFIINLSTLESCGNTLVVSSARGINAYGNTSVVQIGNVSGYIDTPDPPTIISYLPGLLYKFSCSYPLEYLVNNTQLASSSAAISVRENNGTFISTLNLLLYNDSTYSQQLLIPSTGLPLKTKIYAAVRATNLDGRWNVLMDYCYTTPSGNPSDDLRYDLFFSCDKDPQTTIIENGKSQMGRFSFEVFRFVKHKNQKMSTVFLHCVTKLCRADDCPFLVPICSNRERRDAGGRTTWSPQSTSGNAVISAGPIITRSDETPTNNSLLAHPNGPPFQLNSVTSALISGVVILGITSIFFFVCSLMLLQRKWPNSSVLSGIRNPVFN from the exons GTTTTGCAATGGAACAGGTATGGTTACTGCTCCTGCTGACGATTAAAGTGCTTTCAGTGACTGCTCAGTTCAATGGATACAACTGTGATGCTAACCTCCATAGCAGGTTTCCTG cTGAACGAGATATCAATGTTTTCTGTGGAGTACAGACAATTACTATGAAGATAAATTTTTGCACAGTTCTTTTCTCTGGTTATTCTGAGACAGATCTGGCACTGAATGGGAAACATGGGGATGCCCACTGCAGGGGTTTCATCAATAACAACACCTTTCCAGCAGTAGTCATTTTCATCATCAATCTCAGTACTTTGGAATCCTGTGGAAACACCTTAGTG GTATCCTCAGCTCGAGGTATCAATGCTTATGGAAATACCTCAGTGGTGCAGATAGGTAACGTTTCAGGCTATATTGATACACCAGACCCACCAACGATTATCAGCTATTTGCCTGGGCTTCTGTACAAATTTAGCTGTAGCTATCCACTGGAATACTTGGTTAACAATACCCAGCTTGCTTC GTCATCAGCTGCTATTTCTGTAAGAGAGAACAATGGTACATTTATCAGCACTTTGAATTTGTTGCTTTACAAT gattCAACCTACAGCCAGCAGCTCCTTATCCCAAGTACAGGtttgcctttgaaaacaaaaatatatgcaGCTGTAAGAGCAACCAACCTTGATGGCAG GTGGAATGTTTTGATGGACTACTGTTACACCACGCCATCTGGTAATCCTAGTGATGATCTTCGATACGATCTTTTTTTCAG TTGTGACAAGGACCCGCAGACAACTATAATTGAAAATGGCAAGAGCCAAATGGGTCGGTTTTCCTTCGAGGTGTTTCGCTTTGTGAAGCACAAGAACCAGAAGATGTCTACGGTCTTCCTTCACTGTGTGACAAAACTGTGCCGAGCAGATGACTGTCCCTTTCTTGTGCCA ATTTGCAGTAATAGAGAAAGAAGAGACGCCGGTGGGAGGACAACTTGGAGCCCTCAGAGCACCTCTGGCAATGCTGTAATCTCTGCTGGCCCCATCATTACAAGGAGTG ATGAGACACCAACCAACAATTCACTGCTTG CTCATCCAAATGGACCTCCTTTCCAGCTGAACTCAGTCACCAGTGCACTGATTTCAGGTGTTGTCATCCTAGGAATcacaagcattttcttttttgtatgtTCCCTAATGCTTTTGCAACGAAAGTGGCCCAACAGTTCAGTCTTGAGTGGCATCCGAAATCCAGTTTTCAACTGA